The Litorilinea aerophila genome segment TTCGAGCCGGTCATGGCCCAGGCCACCCTGGCCATCGCCCTCTTGACCGTGTTGGTGCTGGTGGCCTACGGCGTGTGGACCGACCCGCGCCATGCCCGGTGGCTGGCCGCGGCCTTCGTCTGCACCCTGCTGCTCTGTTGGACCGTGGCCGCGACCTGGCACCTGGGCTACCGGGAGCGCCTGGGCACCCTGGACGGCTTCCTGGCCACCGTCTCCCACGCCGATCTGCGCCAGCTGGTGGCGGATGTGGAGACCATCAGCGCGCAGCGGACGGGCCACGCCCACGATCTGCCCGTGCTGCTCCAGGTGAGCCGGCGGCAGGCGACGCCCCAAGGGGAAGCCCGGGCCGATTTCCTGCCGCTTCTGGGCTGGTATCTGCGGGAGATGCGCAACCTGAGCTGGCGAGAGCTGGCGGGTCCGGGGAGCTTTCTGGACGCCGCCGTGGCCGCGGGGGAGCCCCTGCCCCTGGTCATCACCGGCACCACAGGATGGGAGCCCGGCAGCAGCGATCTGGCAGGCGCGGGGGGGCTGGAATATGTGGGCAGCCGCTACACCCTGACCGTGACCTGGCTGCCCACGGAGTTGCTGGCTACGCCGGTGGAGGCCCCAGGCGCCGATCCGGCGGGCGGGTGGCTGGGCCTGCGGGCCCGTTGGCGTGAACAGATTCAGCCCTTCCTGCGTTGGATGCTCTACCGGATGGTGCCGCCCGGTGGGGGCCTTCCTGGCGCGCGGGAGGGGGTGATCTTGTGGGCAACCCGGGAATGACAGGAGAGGGAATCGGTCTATGAGCGAGCAGGTTGAGGAACGGGGTAGCCTCCAGGAGGCTGCCGGGCAGCCGGCCCGGACGCAGGAAGAGCCGCAGGTGGAGGCGCAAGCAGAGGCAGGCCCAGTTGGTGGCCCTTCCTGGCTGGAGCGTCCGCTGGCCACCCTTTGGGGCTGGAGCTGGGAGGGGGTGGCGTGGGCGGTCCTGCTGGCTGTCTCGGCCGTGGCCCGCTTTTATCAGCTAGGCGTGCGGGCCATGAGCCACGACGAGAGCCTCCACGCCCTCTACTCCTACTACCTCTACAATTCGGGCAACTATGAGCACAACCCCATGATGCATGGGCCATTGCTCTTCCATCTCAACGCCCTGGTCTACTTCCTCTTCGGCGACAACGATGCCACGGCCCGGCTGATGCCTGCGCTGGCGGGGATCGGCGTGGTGTGGATGGCCTGGTGGTTCCGACCCTACCTGGGGCGGGTGGGCGCGCTGGCCACCGGCGTGCTCCTCTCCCTCAGCCCCAGCCTCCTCTTCCACAGCCGGTACATCCGCAACGATATCTACATCGCCCTTTTCACCCTCATCTGGATCTACGGCGCCTTCCGCTACCTGGATGCCACCACCCGGTCCCAACGTAACCGCTGGCTCACGGTCATGGTGCTGGGAATGCTCCTGGGCTTCATCACCAAGGAAAACCACTTCATGACCGGCGCCATCATCGGCGCGTTCTTTGTGGGCCTGGCCCTGTGGCAGGTGATCGACTACCGCCTCTTCTACGTGGCCGCGCCGGCCCTCCTGGGGGGGAGCGTCTGGTTTTTCTTCCATGCCTGGGCCCTGGAGCTCAGCAAGCAGGCCCGGAGCCTGGCCAACACCGCGGCCCAGCAGAGCCAGCAGCTCACCCTGCAGAGCGAACAGATGGACCGGCTGGGGCTCATCGGTCTGGGCCTGGGTGGCCTGGTGGCCCTGGGTTTCCTGCTCTTTGCCATGCGCCGGGAGCAGTGGCAGCAGCTGCGTCACAACCCTGTGGCCGACCTGGCCGTGGTCATGTTGACCCTGGTGTTGCCCTTCACCTCGCCCTTCCTCTACCTGATCGGCGGCTGGGAGCCCATCGACTGGAGCCGGCTGCCCGCCAGCCTGACCGGCCCCATCCTGGCCCGCTATGCGGTGCTGGTGGTGGTGGTCACCGTCCTGGCCTTTGCCGTGGCCTATTTCTGGTTCGCCCTGCGGAAGCCCGGCGGGGACGGGGTAAAGGGAGTCTGGAGTCCAGAGTCCGAAGTCCGGAGTTCGAAGTCCGAAGTCCGGCGGAGTGAAGACTCCGGACTCCGGACTTCGGACTCTCCACCGGAGGATGGGCCGCCCCTCTTGGGCTTTGGCGACTGGCTGCGCGTCATGGGGCTCTTCTGGATCGTGGCCATCCTCTTCTTCACCACCTTCCTGACCAACACCCGCAACGGCCTGGCCACGGGCCTGGTGGGGAGCCTGGGCTACTGGCTGGCCCAGCAGGAGGTGCAGCGGGGCAGCCAGCCCTGGTACTACTACATCATGCTGGGCTGGCTCTATGAATTTCTGCCTATCATCCTGGCCGGCGGCGGCATGGTCACCGTGTTGCTTCGGCTTTGGCGGGGCAAGCGGTGGGATCCCCTGCCGGCGTGGCCGTTCCCAGGGGGGGCTCCTGGGGACGGGTCGGCCGCGGGGGCATCGGCGCCTTCTGGCAACGGCCGGGAAGCGATGACGGCCATTGCTCCAGGTCTGGCCGAGCGGTCCAGGCTACACCGGATCTACTTCGTGGTCTTTTGCTGCTGGTGGGTGGTGGCGGCCTGGGCAGCCTACACCATCGCCGGGGAGAAGATGCCCTGGCTGCTCACCCACATCGCTCTGCCCATGTGTGTCCTGGGCGGCTGGTGGCTGGGCCGCCTGATCCAGCAGCTGGACTGGCAGGCTGTGCCCGGCGGGCTTCCGCGTGTTCGGGCCGGCTGGCTGGTGGGCGCCACCCCGGCCCTGATCTTCGTCCTCTTCACCCTGGCCACCAGCCGGCCCTCCCTGGACCGATCCCTGGTGGCCCTGGGGGAGACCGTGCGCTGGCTGCTGGCCCTGGGGCTGGGTGCAGGGCTCGTGTACTGGATCTTGGGCTCGGTTCGGGCCATCGGCATACGTCCGGCGGCGCGGCTGATGGGGCTGGGCTTCGTGGGCCTGCTCTTCCTGCTGACCGTGCGCTTTTCCTACATGCTGACTTACGTCAACTATGACCTGGTCACCGAGTACCTGGTCTATGCCCACGGCTCGCCGGGCATCAAGCAGGCCCTGCGGGAGATCGACCTGATCA includes the following:
- a CDS encoding flippase activity-associated protein Agl23, with the translated sequence MSEQVEERGSLQEAAGQPARTQEEPQVEAQAEAGPVGGPSWLERPLATLWGWSWEGVAWAVLLAVSAVARFYQLGVRAMSHDESLHALYSYYLYNSGNYEHNPMMHGPLLFHLNALVYFLFGDNDATARLMPALAGIGVVWMAWWFRPYLGRVGALATGVLLSLSPSLLFHSRYIRNDIYIALFTLIWIYGAFRYLDATTRSQRNRWLTVMVLGMLLGFITKENHFMTGAIIGAFFVGLALWQVIDYRLFYVAAPALLGGSVWFFFHAWALELSKQARSLANTAAQQSQQLTLQSEQMDRLGLIGLGLGGLVALGFLLFAMRREQWQQLRHNPVADLAVVMLTLVLPFTSPFLYLIGGWEPIDWSRLPASLTGPILARYAVLVVVVTVLAFAVAYFWFALRKPGGDGVKGVWSPESEVRSSKSEVRRSEDSGLRTSDSPPEDGPPLLGFGDWLRVMGLFWIVAILFFTTFLTNTRNGLATGLVGSLGYWLAQQEVQRGSQPWYYYIMLGWLYEFLPIILAGGGMVTVLLRLWRGKRWDPLPAWPFPGGAPGDGSAAGASAPSGNGREAMTAIAPGLAERSRLHRIYFVVFCCWWVVAAWAAYTIAGEKMPWLLTHIALPMCVLGGWWLGRLIQQLDWQAVPGGLPRVRAGWLVGATPALIFVLFTLATSRPSLDRSLVALGETVRWLLALGLGAGLVYWILGSVRAIGIRPAARLMGLGFVGLLFLLTVRFSYMLTYVNYDLVTEYLVYAHGSPGIKQALREIDLISQRTVGDRNITVAYDDDSSWPLSWYMRLYPNSRFYGSNPTSDAMNAPVVIVGPKNLEKVAPYVERDYVRRTYQLVWWPDQGYFGFTWQRFLNTITDREKMKRIFDIVFYRRFADDANPGKPRPLSQWPNRHDFYMYVRRDIAASIWDLSVVPVTDRRSEMEALLAEREVDLSATAVYADVYGGQPLLQPRALAVGPNGERVIADTGNHRIVVLDAGGAFVRAFGSLCRLSEGAAGGCVDPDGDGPLALGDGQFYEPWGVAVGSDGTLFVADTWNGRIQAFDPEGNFIRKWGLFNTTNGELGDPYALFGPRGVAVNMAGNLLVSDTGNKRILEFTPTGELVRQVGGGGAVLGRFEEPVGVAVDPRDGSVYVADAWNRRIQKLDAALQPLAEWEVPGWESQQIYHKPYIAVAGNGDVYITDPENYRVIVYNTAGGIQAVFGDYGVELNRFGLPNGIAYDPGQNQILVADADNNRVLVFPALGQ